The nucleotide window TAaaatcagagaataaagattAAGATCgataaaaacatctttatttgaTGCTTCAGAAATACCTTTTGAGAAGCTTTGCATTCCAAACTGATTGATGCTTCTTGCCAGGTTTTCGAGTGACGTTAGCATGTTCTCCTTAAGTCCTAGTTGACCAAGTCGCCCTGTTTGAGAAGGACAAAAACCACGAGTGAAAAGATGAAGAATCCAGGAATAATCTGAGATGATGCTCCGAAACAGGATTGACAGtaaacttaccaagtagcctTAAAACTGCTGCTACACAGACGTCTCGGAACGGTGTTTGCTCTGTTCTTGCTTGCCTCAGCCAAGTGTTCAGGATCAGCCAAAGATCCTtcctagtaaataaaaaagaggagaaatgaaTATGTTGAGGGTCTTTGTAGTGGTATTGGAGCAGCCATTGTGGTTTTACGATCAATTATGAGTTTATACAAAAATGGGAACTTGCAAACAACCACTAGAACTTTGACCCTTAATGGAAAAAGTCAGGAATGAGAACTAGGTCCTAAAGGTAATGATGCTttataatgtactttacaccactgagaAAGCCGGGGGCAGAGCACTGGATCAGCCATGactacagcacccctggagcacagaaaattaagggtcttgctcaagggcctaagagTGGTACTTGGTgatcctggggcttgaacccccgaccttccgatcagtaatccagagccttcaccactgagctaccacttcctgaaAAAAGACCCTCTCATGGTGAAATACTTACAGCTAAAGTTACAGaattctctctgactgtctgaacactgatcctggaaacttcatttataaatgcacaataaacatttcctcacaaaacatcaccatatcaacaattaccCAATTTTTCCCTGTGAGATCTTATTGTATTAAAGATAAGATATAAAAATGGCGCCTAAATAATAACTTTACAGCTGAAATCCTCTCAGCACtgatgttatagaaaaataatcggTCATTTCTAAACCAAAAGTTCAAGTATTAAAAAGCTGAGAATGAAATATGTTGAAGATGTTTTGCATTCAGTACCATATAATATTGGTAATGGTCCAAgtccagcccagttgtgcacacagaagatccaggctgaagatgtaGTTCCAGGTAGCAGGGCAGAGATTAAAACCATACCAGCTGTTCTCCAGGAACCTCAGACTGCTGTCTTCCAGAAAAGACTTCAGGGTGCTGGTGATAGCATTGTGGATGTTTCCTGGAGGCTCCTGGGAGAAAAtacaatatagaaaatataatctTTTCTTAAACTCGCTGTGCAATAAAGCAATAGTTACAATATTGTAGTGACAACATGAATTTATAAGGAATTTGTCCCACTAGATTACACTGATACTTGGAAATCAAAGTTAGAATAAGAAGGCAGTAAAATACATGATAAAGTCCAattgaaaaaaagacaatgccACTGAGAGGAACACTGAGGATCAGCTTCTTACCTCATTCCAGGGCAGATACTTGTTGAGGAAGTGAAATATCTTTCCTCTTGCTTTCCGGTTGCTCACTATGTGAATCGCTCGGCATAAAGAGCTGTCATGGGATAAAAtacttggccatgctgtcaccatgcCCATAATCACTTGGGGGGCTTCAAGAAAGTCTGCAAAGCAACAAGACAACAGGAcgtaaatacactgtataaaaagaaagacgTTGCATAGAAAAGCGTCAACACGCCTGTATGAAATTGCGGGTTTTGGAAATTCAAGATggagacaaaatatttattcagtcacCCAAAACCCTGTGGAAAAACACCATAATGTCTGTAAAGCATGGTGGCGGTGACATAATGCTTTGAGGCTGCTGGtcaaaatgctgaaaaaatgCTGAGGAAGTTCACACTTCGAATTTACCAAAGACATGGCTTCAGGAAAGGATAATTAAAGTTCTGGAATgttccagccagagcccagaacccattgtgaacaaaaaaaacctatgaattttttaaattttttatttattgtttagtgTTAGATCAAATTAAGGATGTAATAAATCTGACATTTACGTTtacatctttatatttttataccctGCAATTTCATAAGGGTGTGTGGACTTTTTACATCCACTGTACATCACCAGATACAAGACACAATTGTCATCTCTGTATCAGTGTCCATTTTTAGtagataaataatgaaatatcagtataatctcaccttctttaaggaGTCTGTAGGCGAGACCATGTGCTTTGTGAGAGTCTCCTCTCTGTTGACACACGcctacataaaccctacagagagactgcaggagatcATGTCCCATAAACCCTCTCTCTGCCTTGATCTTCTtcaaaatcacagagagaaacgTCTCTACTAAGCACTAAATGAGACGGAAGAAAACGATCATTCGATATGTACAACAATAAACCAAAATCTAGATTCAATATTCGATCAATCATATCTACTGTTCAATTTAAGAACATCAGGACCAGTGAATTATAGATCGACTTTGAAATATGagaaactcaaatccacagctaaagaataaagtgtttaaatcgCATGCACTGAACTGACCTCGTTTgcacaaaacacagaaatgacgcgtttctcttcatctctcagaaCAGGAAGTTCACTTGTTCCTGTAAGTGCATGAATCCTGTCTGTATCAGAACAGgacttttgtagtgtttctaacGCACTGTACAGGagagattgtgttgtgtgtgttgtgtttgtaggATCAGGTGAAGCAGCATCAAGTCGAGGCTTTTGAGCTTTCCTGGGTGGTGACATGTCTGATCCAGTTCTCTTTGCTGTGGGCTTTGGGtctgtatgaatataaaataaaacatgtacaataaaataaacaataaaacaaagctgcGTGTTTGATTTCTGCATAATGAATATAACTTTCaatctgatcatctgatcatttgagggaaatgtacaaatagctttagcacatgtttatataaatctgtATCTCCTCTAGAAAATAGTTTATAACATGTCACATCTAAATACCTTTGTCAGCTTCCTGCTCGTTCTCAGTCTGCGTGGAGGAGcactttttctctgtaatgacaaacaatttattacagTCAAAGCAAATACCTTCTACATCAACATCTACAGAAACTCAGAGAGATTTCAGTGTTACCTTTGTTCAACTCATTTCCCTGTTTGAAGAGTTTTTCCTGTTGAGGATCAAaacaattacagttttatttagtcACAATTCTCACTAAAAGTTCAATgatgtttgcatttaaaaatgaaaaaagaaagtaccTCCATTAAGCAAAAGCTTTTCTCAAAGCTGCTGATTTTGCATTTCAGGACATGGATTTCAAGATTTTGTTTGGTGTTCGCTTCTGTGAAATAATttcaaaaatgaaatgaaaaggtgctcagatcacattatcacattatatgtttattttaataaaactgaatcatgcagtaataatcaaCTTGTACTTTCTTACACACCTTTAAGTTCCAAAAGCTGTTTTTCAACACTGTCATTTCTgtaggaaagaagaaaagaattgaatatattattatattattatattaaagctgcaattttttttcccattgaaaatgacacaaaataatTGTTATAGTTAGTGTTACACTGttactaaaattattattattattattattattattattattattatgaacacATTATTAGATATTAGTTTCAATATAagcattttgattaaaaaaaggaaaaaaattaagtaaacaaACAATTCCCTAGGTTATATGTGTGTAGCATACAATTACAGAATACCTACAGAATCTAGAGcaacaattatctcatttaaacAATTGAGAAGTtgagggcctcgctcaagggcccatcgaTGCGGAATTTGAACTCACGGCCTTCTGATTAGACCATtttaaccactgtgctacccCTTCCTTCATTCTCTGTGTACGATGTTTACTAtaaaatgatgtgtgttaaaaTAAGCGCTTCGAGCCAATCAGAATAGAGAATTCAACTGAGTTTTGGgataaaatataaacagcaacaacaacaaaaaaaaacatacttgtgAGTTCTGATATTCTGCATCTTTAGAGTCTTCAAAGGCTGAAGCTCAGACTGGCTTGTGCGTGTCTTTTCCATTTCTGTAGATCTTTTCTAGTTTTACTTCTAGAGTTTGATGAATctggaaaacagaaaacagtttTAATCACAAATCCTCcagtattttaatttttatgacaATCACATGTATGCGATCATGCTCAGTGTTTCTAAAGtgtattttctcctttttttgtgtgcagattATCCACAAGGTGACTATTAGAAATATAATGATGTGTAGGTTTTCATGAAAAGGGGGCGTGGTGTCTGGAGGGGGCGTGGTCTGGGGGCGTGGCGCACGCCCGCTCAGCTCCAGAATGAAGTTTTGCGGTTCGGTTTTTATGAATGACGATGGGACGTGTTTACTCAACTGCTTACAGCCTTTAAAGGTATTTGTGAGAATAATGTAGTAATGGTGTTACATATTATGACGATGTTGGAAGTTTATTGATATGTTTCATGCTAGCTAGAGCGTGCTTCCCGGAAGTTGTGAGTGCACACGTGACTAACGGGTGACTAGCGAGGATCATTCATGAAATCGGTGACACTAAAGATCAGGTTCGTGAACATGAACTTGTAAACTTACCGCAAGTGTGTTTCTTCTGAAATGAATCGCGGTTCGGTGCGCGTGTTCGCTTTTAAACACGCAGCGCACTGTGACGTCACATGTGTTATTGTGCCTCGTATGCGTTGCATTGCAACGCCACTGTGTTGTACAATAGATATAGAGTGTGTGGTTTGTCTACAGTTAAATACTTTACCTTGTGGGTATCTAactaaatatacactattacacgAGGACTAATGGAAATTGATCTcatcttacattttcaattctCAATTCtatcattatttgctttgagattgTTGATGGAGGAACATAGAGAAGGTCAAGAGAGGAGTCGTGGTATTGTAtcaggaagtctggtgtgtctgAGAAGTATGTGAcggtgatgcaggacatgtgtgagggtgatgcaggacatgtgtgacagcagtgaagtgcatcaatgatcggctctgagcccttttcagTTTTGGACAGGTTAACGGACGAggtcaactcttttttttttattgatgcacttcAGACAGAAAGACACTTAGGTGAGAAAGACA belongs to Silurus meridionalis isolate SWU-2019-XX chromosome 4, ASM1480568v1, whole genome shotgun sequence and includes:
- the LOC124384586 gene encoding little elongation complex subunit 1-like, producing the protein MQNIRTHKNDSVEKQLLELKEANTKQNLEIHVLKCKISSFEKSFCLMEEKLFKQGNELNKEKKCSSTQTENEQEADKDPKPTAKRTGSDMSPPRKAQKPRLDAASPDPTNTTHTTQSLLYSALETLQKSCSDTDRIHALTGTSELPVLRDEEKRVISVFCANECLVETFLSVILKKIKAERGFMGHDLLQSLCRVYVGVCQQRGDSHKAHGLAYRLLKEDFLEAPQVIMGMVTAWPSILSHDSSLCRAIHIVSNRKARGKIFHFLNKYLPWNEEPPGNIHNAITSTLKSFLEDSSLRFLENSWYGFNLCPATWNYIFSLDLLCAQLGWTWTITNIIWKDLWLILNTWLRQARTEQTPFRDVCVAAVLRLLGRLGQLGLKENMLTSLENLARSINQFGMQSFSKGMPWEVQLSVIYAIHDLAPSNPEAALKTLESWKKNSTQPVPPAVIKCITQISFLCRQTESQRSQR